The proteins below come from a single Stigmatopora argus isolate UIUO_Sarg chromosome 11, RoL_Sarg_1.0, whole genome shotgun sequence genomic window:
- the znf451 gene encoding E3 SUMO-protein ligase ZNF451 gives MSSQNQAEEEEEEDEMDKVEFVSESQCSPPMECVDLLSDDSEEGTSSISRTIEDKINRQRARVESTLDRLAQEVALEKRERADKCRAFKENQIKQRVHGQQELALSSTNGTSLEAKRCVDMWLKMPGPAVGSFGSGRRHRTVFPRNSSTPHTCPVINCSRVYENVSLLGGHLKRFDHSPCDPTISLKGSSKMLFACVACCCHFQTKEDWRTHLLAKVSSFHPEGHSMSQRSQPIVCFACPACYLLFNLRDECLQHMSAKKHFTESLKMSDSKSEAVPVPFPLQARNRLIALCKDTPFTVRCSSCKTVLTSHQAAQAHFDVNCRHGSAVATADETVVHVVKRLQVRGQCSRCCLIFLSQTEVDRHREDTHHEVEVNSTMERALLQHGRFNEPHGNRMTDAEKTFSAGAFIPRSEPKSENDTTPAKRQRIGSYITAWFCECGLRFPEETLASNHLFAVNQIFHKCGVCRKLMGESSITRLHMSRFHGGAHLSNFFYYCRKCKVEMPRLEDIMSHVSDKHSGHTFFSEQEVPEDPQPSTSQSGKTKRSSPPTSTLQAVTGEAASTSKAALTWMCRMCEDVFDSEAAVRKHCGDLSNHSFQKFVCGHCPKKFFKESTLRRHCADEHDGLMKSAYFCGLCDSMHFESEKEFLQHYQRLHSKDYYCIDNSDLVQPVESVVTPAESCPCMSSEKNKRAMKTAYTRCMKKLAFDGLCRYVCALCSLSVQFYAQIKTHVNTTHASLNLDKTFEVQCQTCKEHFATIPKYHDHHHSLHCMLEPCVDSKKELTKQPQVLNTVGNNLKGEPQNDAFKIEQEPDVNPIEQQAQHGSGSLDDCNKEMKEAQPLSAVDEETADLQDALERSLLDF, from the exons ATGTCTTCTCAAAATCAagcagaagaggaagaggaagaggatgagaTGGACAAAGTGGAGTTTGTATCT GAAAGCCAATGCAGCCCACCGATGGAGTGTGTTGATTTGCTGAGCGACGATAGCGAAGAAGGAACTTCGTCCATTTCGAGAACG ATCGAAGATAAAATTAATCGTCAAAGGGCACGTGTTGAATCGACATTGGATAGACTTGCGCAGGAGGTCGCTCTGGAAAAGAGGGAAAGAGCGGATAAATGTAGAGCTTTCAAG GAGaaccaaataaaacaaagaGTTCATGGACAACAAGAGCTTGCGTTGAGTTCAACAAATGGAACTAGTCTAGAAGCAAAACGCTGTGTGGACATGTGGCTAAAAATGCCCG GTCCTGCTGTTGGCAGTTTTGGATCTGGAAGACGACACAGAACTGTTTTTCCCAGAAACTCTTCAACTCCACATACATGTCCAGTCATTAACTGCAGTCGTGTTTATGAAAATGTGTCTCTCCTTGGCGGTCATCTAAAAag ATTTGATCACTCGCCTTGTGATCCAACCATTTCCCTAAAAGGGAGTTCCAAAATGCTGTTTGCCTGTGTGGCCTGTTGTTGTCATTTCCAGACCAAAGAAGATTGGCGCACACATCTTCTAGCTAAG GTATCTTCATTTCATCCCGAGGGTCACAGCATGTCTCAGAGATCCCAGCCCATTGTGTGCTTTGCTTGCCCTGCATGCTACCTCCTCTTTAACCTGCGGGACGAGTGTCTTCAGCACATGTCGGCAAAAAAACACTTCACTGAATCCCTCAAAATGAGCG ATTCCAAAAGTGAAGCAGTACCAGTTCCGTTTCCACTGCAAGCCAGAAATCGCCTCATCGCTTTGTGCAAGGACACCCCGTTCACTGTTCGGTGCTCTTCCTGTAAAACAGTGTTGACCTCGCATCAGGCAGCTCAAGCTCATTTTGA TGTTAACTGTAGACATGGCTCTGCAGTGGCCACTGCTGATGAAACGGTGGTCCACGTAGTCAAACGGCTGCAAGTCCGAGGCCAATGCTCCCGCTGCTGCTTAATCTTCTTGAGCCAAACAGAAGTGGACCGCCACAGAGAAGATACCCACCACGAGGTGGAGGTCAACAGTACCATGGAACGAGCTCTACTTCAGCACGGCAGGTTCAATGAACCGCACGGCAACAGGATGACAGATGCAGAGAAAACGTTCAGCGCAGGAGCATTTATTCCTAGAAGTGAACCCAAGAGCGAGAATGACACTACACCGGCAAAACGACAAAGAATAGGGAGCTATATAACCGCATGGTTCTGCGAATGTGGCCTGAGGTTCCCGGAGGAAACTTTAGCCAGTAATCACCTCTTTGCCGTGAATCAAATCTTCCACAAATGTGGCGTGTGCCGCAAACTCATGGGAGAATCTTCCATTACCCGTTTGCACATGAGCCGTTTTCATGGGGGAGCACATCTCTCTAACTTCTTTTACTACTGCCGCAAGTGCAAAGTGGAAATGCCTCGCCTGGAAGATATCATGTCGCACGTTTCGGACAAACACAGCGGGCACACGTTCTTCAGCGAACAGGAGGTGCCCGAAGATCCTCAGCCGTCCACCAGCCAAAGCGGGAAAACGAAACGGTCCTCCCCTCCTACGTCCACACTTCAGGCCGTCACGGGAGAGGCGGCGTCCACTTCGAAAGCGGCGCTGACTTGGATGTGCAGAATGTGCGAGGATGTGTTCGACTCGGAGGCCGCCGTCCGCAAGCACTGCGGCGACCTGAGCAACCACAGCTTCCAGAAGTTCGTCTGCGGCCACTGTCCGAAGAAGTTCTTCAAGGAATCCACTTTGCGGCGCCATTGCGCCGACGAACACGACGGGCTGATGAAGAGCGCCTacttctgcggcctttgcgacagCATGCACTTTGAGTCTGAAAAAGAGTTCTTGCAGCACTACCAACGCTTGCACAGCAAAGATTATTACTGTATCGACAACAGTGACCTTGTTCAGCCCGTTGAAAGCGTCGTCACACCCGCGGAATCTTGTCCCTGCATGAGCTCTGAGAAGAACAAACGGGCCATGAAAACCGCCTACACGCGGTGCATGAAGAAATTGGCCTTTGATGGGCTCTGTCGGTATGTGTGTGCTCTCTGCTCTCTAAGCGTGCAATTCTACGCTCAGATCAAAACGCATGTCAACACCACCCACGCCAGCTTAAATTTGGACAAGACCTTTGAAGTCCAATGCCAAACCTGCAAAGAACATTTTGCGACCATTCCAAAATACCATGATCATCATCATTCCCTGCACTGCATGTTGGAGCCATGCGTCGACTCCAAGAAGGAATTGACAAAACAACCCCAAGTTCTGAACACTGTGGGCAACAACCTGAAAG gtGAACCTCAAAATGATGCATTTAAAATCGAGCAGGAGCCCGATGTCAATCCAATTGAACAACAAGCCCAACATGGCTCTGGCTCACTAG ATGACTGTAATAAAGAAATGAAAGAGGCACAGCCATTGAGTGCAGTAGACGAAGAAACTGCAG ACTTACAAGATGCTCTTGAAAGAAGTCTTCTGGATTTCTGA
- the bag2 gene encoding BAG family molecular chaperone regulator 2 has product MAQAKIQAKFNEVSHGKFNRTMSMADRAGQLLANLDQLELRVEAMRETASAMEQERECILEMIQSLQNSQEMHNISAGEKEELTLTADRLMGRTLSVEINVGTIRSSQQEEALRQATSIIDEIVKKLLLDMTESKQRLLALHSACVTEEPPVPIDPKFQAIVISCALEDQKKIKRRLEMLLRNVGNAEKNIKIMDHQKLEEPKTNGSQ; this is encoded by the exons ATGGCTCAAGCAAAAATACAAGCGAAATTCAACGAGGTATCGCACGGCAAGTTCAACAGAACTATGTCCATGGCGGACCGGGCTGGACAACTTTTAGCGAATTTGGACCAGTTGGAGTTGAG GGTGGAGGCTATGCGCGAAACCGCTTCAGCCATGGAACAGGAAAGGGAGTGCATCCTGGAAATGATTCAATCCTTACAGAACAGTCAAGAAATGCATAACATCAGTGCCG GCGAGAAGGAGGAGTTGACATTAACTGCTGACCGACTGATGGGGCGCACTTTATCAGTCGAGATCAACGTGGGCACCATCCGAAGCAGTCAGCAGGAGGAGGCCCTGCGCCAGGCCACGTCCATCATTGACGAAATTGTCAAGAAGCTCCTGCTTGACATGACGGAATCCAAGCAGCGGCTCCTGGCTTTGCACTCGGCCTGTGTCACCGAGGAGCCGCCCGTGCCCATTGACCCAAAGTTTCAGGCCATTGTGATCAGCTGTGCTCTGGAGGACCAGAAGAAGATCAAGAGAAGGCTGGAGATGCTGCTGAGGAATGTTGGAAATGCTGAGAAGAATATTAAGATAATGGATCACCAGAAATTAGAAGAGCCCAAAACCAACGGCAGTCAATAG